CGACGCCAGCGTGAACAACGGCGCGAAAGGTATCGTCATCGCCGGTGTAGGAAATGGGAATATGAACAAAGCCTCGCTGGAAGCGGCAGAAAGAGCAGCTAAGAAAGGAGTGATCGTGGTCCGCAGCAGCCGCGTCGCGCTAGGGTTGGTGGGCCGCAACGTAGAAGTAAAAGACGACGATATGGGTTTCGTCGCTTCCGATGAGCTTAATCCGCAGAAATCACGAATTCTGCTGTCACTGGCGCTGCTGAAGCAACGTCCGGTTTCTCAGATCCAAGAGCTGTTCTATAGCTACTGAGCCACGGAGATTCTGGCGATCGGACCCAGTGATGAAGGCGTTGCGCTTAGTGGCGGGATTCATTGTGCTTACGGCCGCGTCTCGACTCTTGCTCGCGCAGGAAGCTGTCGCAACGCCTCTAGCTCTTAATCCTGAAGAAGGTTATGCCCAAAATCAATCGGCATCTGCCGATGTTCCAACCAAGGCCCAAGATGGTACTGGCCAGGCCTCGACCAGATCCAACGAGGCACAGGACCCTCACGAAGCATCTCCCGACTCAACTCTTGAGAATACAGTTGATGCAGCCGAGTCCGACGATGGTCCCAGACGCCAGCTTGTGCATTTCAACGAGTACCATGGTCCGTATTTCACCATCAGAGTAGGCGGCGGCTTTCTGTACGAGGCTGATGCGTATTCTCAAGATAGTGAGAGTAAACAACAGTTTTCCATGTCGCCTGCCTTCAAGGTTCGCGATTCACGTCTATTGTTTCGAGGCAGATTTCCCCAGTTCGATCGTTCCGTTACATGGTGCGCCGGGTTCATGTACGACGGTCCCACCGGTAAGTGGTTCGTGCGACAAACCGGAGTCATGATTGCGGTTCCAGAACTGTGGGGCAACTTTTTTATTGGTCGTGCCAAAGAGGGATTTTCTCTCAACAAAGTTATGGCTGGATACGATGGCTGGACCATGGAGAGGTCCACGATGAACGATGCCACAGTCCCTCTTCTGGCCGATGGCATCAAGTGGCTCGGTTACTCACCCAAACACGGTTTCAGCTGGAATCTCGGTTACTTCAACGACATAATGTCAAAAGGCCAGTCGTTTTCCTCCTATTCGAGTCAGGAGGTTGCAAGGCTCATCTGGCTTCCGATCCACTCGGAAGAGACGCGTACCCTTTTCCACATCGGAGCGAACTTGCGTTACGGAAAGCCGGTAGATGACAAACTTCGCCTGAAGTCACGGCCAGAATCCTTTCCTGCACCTTTCTTTCTCGATACCGGGACGTTTGACGCAACAGCGTCGCGCATGGCCGGTCCTGAGGTTTATTACCGAAAAGGTTCGTGGTTGTTCGGAAGCGAGTATTGGTGGGAGAAAGTTTCCTCACAATCGAAGGGCGATCCCGTATTTCATGGAGGAGACGTGGTTGTAACCTGGTTAGCCACTGGTGAGACGCGCCCATATAACACGGTCGGCGGATATTTCCTGGATATAGATCCTAAGAGGCCTGTATTCAAGGGAGGCCCGGGAGCCTGGGAATTTGTCTTTCGACTTTCCCATACCGATCTTAATAGTGGTCCAGTGCAGGGTGGCAGGTTCGTAAGGTTTACACCGATGGCTAATTGGTATCTATCCGAACACGTGCGCCTGGAAATGGCCTACGGTTATGGACGCCTCAACCGTTTCGACCTCAAAGGCAATACTCAATTCTTCCAGACACGTATTCAATTTCAGCTCTGAAAGACTGCTGCTGATTCCGAGCGATCGTGCAATTGCTCAATAGCAAAACTCTTGTTTCACGCACTCTTTAATCGATTGGCGTCAATCGCGTGGATCGGCACACGCGCACAGATGGTGGTGCCGTGGCCCTTTTCCGAATGAATGGAAAGTTGACCCTTAACGAGCTGTAATCTTTCGCGCATGCTGATCAGGCCGAGACCACGACTAGCAATGGCATTTTGCGAGTCAAAGCCGACACCTTCGTCGACGACCGTGAGTTGGATTTCACCTTGATTTGTATTTAGTTCCACTTTAAATCTTCGAACGCCGCTGTGTTTCACCACATTCTGAAGCGATTCTTGTAGGACGCGAAATAAACAAAGCGAAATCTCTGCAGGCAGTTTGCGCGGTACACCTTTATGGCGGAAATCAATCTCCAGGTGATATTCCGCAGATAATTCTTCGCAAAAGCTACGGCTTGCTGCCACCATCCCGAGGTAATCGAGTTTGGAGGAGTGCAGGCGATGAGACAGCGCTTGAACGTTCTTTCCGAGTTGCAATACGCGCCTGTAAACTTCAGCAATCTCATTTTGGACATCGACCGTGGACTCGGAGAGGTGTTGCCTGAGTCGATCCAACCTGATGCCGATGACAGCAATCTGCTGGTTCACGTCATCGTGCAACTCTCTTGCGATCCACGTGCGCTCCCCTTCGTTGGCCGCGATCAATCTGCTTCCAACAGCAGCCAGTGCTTCTTCGGCGAGTTTTGCATCAGTGACATCGACCGCCGCCCCCAGCATCCGCTCAGGCTCACTGTTATCGAAATACAGAAATATCCCGTTTACCCTCAGGCAGCGCACCCTATTGTCTTCTCGGAGTACTCGGAATTCTGCCGTGTAGCATTTGTTCTTCTTCCGCGCCTCTGAGATGGCTTCCCACACCCGTTCTCTATCCTCCGGATGTATGCGGCGGCGATAGTCCTGGACATCTGCGGAATATGCTTCCGACGGTATGCCAAGCACGGTTGGCAAATCACCAAACCAGTGAACCACTCCGCTTTTGACATTCCACTCCCATCCAATCGACCGTCCGGCTGATGTCAAGGGAAGACGTTCGTCAATACTTGTGGATGCTTTTTCCAATCTTCATCCTCACGCGAATGGCGCGCAGCACAGTGCGATTCCCCTTACTACTCCTGATATCGCAGACATGGTGAAACAAAGCGCTTCTCGCTCAGCACCGCCGTCAGCGCCTCTGCCAGGTCGCTGCGCAATTGCGATTTGACGACATAACCTGAACCACCGACCTCCATCGCCGTCTGCACGAAATCGTGATCGCTGTGAATGGTGAGGAAGACGATTTTGGCCTCACATCCTGAGTCACGCAAGGCGACCGCTACGTCGATACCGTTCGGTTCGCCCATGGAGATATCGAGCACAATGACGTCTGGCGTGAGACGCGACCAGTTTTCGAGGACTGATCGACCATTGAGCACGGAAGCCACAATGTGGTAGTCAGATTCGAGGATCTCGGCAACCAAGCTCAGAACTTCGGGGTTGTCGTCGGCCAGAAGTATGCTCGCCTTTGACACGATCTCTCCCTTGACTGCTGACACGGAAAGCCGGCAATGGCACGAAGTGGTGCAACGCGAGCAGACAAAATTCGCGGCGGTTAGCGCTGCACAGCAGCAATAAGTGGTTTGACTTTATGCGCCGTGTCGTACCAAAGCTACTGTCAAATCTAGTGGATGTCGCAACTTAGACCGCGGTACTCGACATACAGTTCGCCAAGACAGGCTCTCCAGGCTTCATACACAACTGCCTGACATCCGCTGTTATTTCCGATAAGGCCAACCAGTATGTTGCGCATTGACTGCGATTGTTCTCTATCACTGCGGAGCGCGCAGCCCACGCTAAAACCATCTCGTTCCGAGTTGGTATCGCATGAAGTGAAGCGAATCCCTGCCTGTCAGAAACTGTACGTACTGACAGTTGTCCGTACGTTCATATCACGCGAAAGTCACAACACCGACAAGGCCATCTTGTGGTGAATACCAGCATCGCAAGTCCAGGCTAGGTCGCGAACACCGCACCGGGAACATGGTTGTCCAGAAGCAAAAGGGTCAATGGGAACTCCGCAGTATCCAGCAGAAATGGCAGAAGGAGAATGGATCTCATGAACGTTCCTTGTACGGTTATTTCGAAATCAGTTAGCTACGCAGCTTTCCTCATTTGTGTATTTGCGGCGTTGTGTGTGCAGTCAGCTCAAGGACAGTCAAGTGACACGGCCAATTCGGACGTTGTGCAACTGAAGAAACAATTGGCAGAGATGCAAGCGCAAATGGAGCAGTTGAGAGATCAGGTCAGGACACTTCAGGAAGCGCGTAAGCCTTCAGTTCGGAATGCCACATTTGCAATTCCGGCGGCGACTGAGCCGATGCCTTCGGAAGCCGCAACGGCGGACGCTGGAGTCACGACCGCGAATGTGGCTGCGGCACCAACGCCGGCCGCAGCTCCGCAAACGGCGTCCACTCCAACGCAGGCGGAACAATCCCTCGATGTCTATGGTTTCGCAATGGTGGATGCGGGTTACTCCTTCAAGTCGAATGATCCCACCTGGTTCGATGTCGTTCGACCCGGGAAGCTTCCATCCTTTCCTGGTCAGTTCGGGCAGAACGGCAACACGTATTGGAGCGTACGCCAGAGCCGATTCGGGGTCAAAGGAGTCCAGCCCACACCTTGGGGAGACTTAAAAGCGGTGTTCGAATTTGACATGTTCGGTGTCGGTAAGGATGCCGGTGTAACTACGATCCGTCCACGTCACTACTACGGCGAGTTAGGCCAGTTCCTGGCTGGTCAAACCAATAGTGCGTTCATGGATATCGACGTTTTTCCTAACACTGTGGAGTATTGGGGGCCAAACGGAATGGTGTTTCTCCGTAATCCGCAGTTGCGCTGGATGCCGATCCAGGGAGACACGCATTTGTGGATTGCCCTAGAAGCTCCTGGCCAATCCGGTGATCAAGGCCTTCTTTCAGATCGCGACCCGGTGCAGAACGTAAAAGCGCGATTCCGATTTCCAGACTTGACTGGACAATACCGGTACAGCGGAAGGTTGGGTTACCTCCAGGGATCAGCGATCTGGCGGAATGTCAAGCTGGACGATACCTTGGCAGACGCATTCAATCTCAACCAGAGCATAAATGGGTGGGGCTTTAGCCTAAGTTCCTTGGTGAAGGCAAAGAAAGATTCCCTCCACCTACAGTATACCGTCGGTAACGGAATCGAAAACTATATGAATGACGCCCCCTTCGATGTCGCTCCGATTCCCAATCCCGGAAATCCAACGCGGCCCATCAAAGGAAAACCTCTGCCCATGTGGAGCATGGTCGCATATCTCGATCACAGTTGGTCAGACAAGTTAACTACCTCGCTCGGGTTTTCGGACTTGCAGATCCAGAATACGAGTCTGCAGGCCGCGAACGCGTATCACGAGGGGCAATATTCGAGCATTAACCTGTTGTACGCGGCTTTCAAGAACGTTATGTACGGCGGCGAATTCCAGTGGGGCCGGCGTACGAACGCCAGAGATGGGTTTAACTCAGAAGACTACAGGTTACAGTTCTCGTTCAAATACACGTTCAACGCCAGAGTTCTAGGTAGCAAATGAGGGTGAAATGGTGAAAGAAGGAGTTTAGAGATGAATGTGAAGAAGATTGCGCTAGTAACACTGTTGTCGGTTCTGGCATTGATACCAACGAGTATTTTCCCTACCGACGTCGCCGCGCAACGGGCAGTGAGCCCAGTCGCTCCCAGACGTGAGTTAGTCGAATCCGTCGTCAAAGAGGCTTACGCGAAGTTCAGCACCGATACCAACGGTAAAAATGCCGACTACATTCCGTACCTCGCTCAAGTGGATTCCAAGCTATTCGGAATCGCGGTCGTAACGACCGATAACCAGTCCGTAACGATCGGCGACGTGAAGTATTCGTTCTCCATCCAGTCGATTTCCAAGGTCTTTACTCTCGCACTCGCGATGGAGGAACTAGGATCAGACAAGGTTTTTGAGAAAGTCGGTTCTGAGCCTACCGGCCGTCCGTTTAATTCACCCCTGGCCGTTGTGGATATGCAAACGCATACTGGAAACCCCCTTGTGAATGCGGGGGCGATTGCAACTACGAGCTTGATTTCTGGTAGCGATGCAACGGCCAAGTGGAACAAGATCCTCGATTTCTATAGCAGAGCAGCAGGAGAGAAGCTGCAACTGATCGACGAGGTGTACAAATCAGAAGCAGCCACGAACACCGGCAACAAGGCTCTTTCCTACCTGCTCGCAAAATATGATCGAATTTATGCCGATCCGTTCGAGTCGGTCGACATCTACACCAAGCAATGCTCCGTCGGCGTGAACGCGCTCCAACTCGCACGCATGGGAGCCATGCTCGCAAATAATGGCATTAATCCCGCCACTGGTGAACGGGTCATCAAGGCCGAAGACATTCCTCACATTCTCGCCACCATGACTATGGCTGGGCTCTACGACGGTTCCGGCGGGTGGGCCTGGCATGTGGGCCTACCCGCAAAGAGCGGAGTTGGTGGCGGCATAGTGGCTATCGCCCCTGGCAAGGGCGCCATCGCCGTCTTCGCTCCTCCGCTCGATGAGGCAGGGAACAGCGTGAAGGCGCAGAAAGTAATTGATTATGTGACGCAGAGACTTAACTACAACCTCTACTCACCCAGTTCTGTGGGGCTCAAATAAGAGGCGCATGAGCTCTTAGGTCAGTACAGTTGACGCGAGAGCTCTTTGGGCTCAACGCAGGCTTCTTGGCTGCTCCGTCGACTAGAAGCATGACATGAGGATATTCGCGTGAAACGAGCTATCTGGAGAGCAGCGTTGAGATTCCTTGTATTGTTACTGGTCGTCGAGAGCTTCTCGAGTGTCGGCATTTGCCAGGCAACAGCTCTTAACGCCGATAGTTCACCGGCTCCCGAGAAGATTGTCTCTGCAGAAGTACTAAAAGATCTGGATCGTGTGATCGAGCAAAACCGCAAACTTGAAACGCAAAACCAAGAACTGATGGAACAAATCGAGTCTTTGCGGCTACTACTTAAAAAGCAGGCGGAACCCGAGGCCGGCACACCGGAGACCCACGACGTGCTCGCCAAGAGCCCGGATATCAACGCAGGGGATGCGGCGAGCAATGGACAAGCGAGTGCCGCCGCAAGTGTAGAAACTACTCCACAAGCGCAGAAGAAATGGGGCACTTATACTCCTAACTTTGGCTTCAAGCTTGCAAATACTGAATATGGGGACCTAAACCTCAGCACTTTTGCCTACGTCCGCTATCTCAACCAGCGTCTGCTCGCCCCCACTTCTACAAATTCGTTTGGCACTGTCAGTAACATCCAGCAACGTCAAGACGTAGAGCTGAACAAGGTGCAATTCAAGTTTCTCGGTTGGCTGTTAAGCGAGAAGCTCAGGTACTTCCTTTATGCGTGGACGAACAATGCTGCAATGGGGCGTTCTTTTTACATCGCGCTCGCAGGCTATACAGGGTTCAATTTCAACAAGCACTTCTCACTGTGGGGAGGCTTAAATGGTCTTCCAGGTACACGCAGCATCGAAGGCAATTTCCCGTTCTGGCTCTCAGTAGACGCCCGTGAGAGCGCCGACGAGTTTTTCCGACCTTCATACTCGCAGGGAGTATGGGCAAAGGGAGATATCACCGACAAGCTTCGATACCACGTGATGGTGGGGAACAATCTAAGCACCCTTGGCGTAAATGCCGCTCAGTTCAACAATAAGTTCAATACTTTTTCCAGCGCTGTGGTGTGGGAGCCCACCACGGGCGAGTTTGGACCCGGCTTCGGCGATTACGAAGACCATCAGAAATTAGCCACAAGAGTCGGAATACACTTCACGCGAAGCGACGAGAACAAAGAGAGCCAGCCGGCCACGGATGCATTCGAAAACACTCAGATCCGGCTTACGGATGGAACCATCATCTTTACAGATAATATTTTCGGCCCAGGGGTAACGGTAACTGACGTTCGCTTGCGCATGAGCACAATCGACGGCGGATTTAAGTACAAAGGCAAGGCGGTGGAAGGCGAGTATTTCATGCGTTGGCTCGACGACTACAAAGGGCCAGGCACCTCGATAGTTCCTAATTTCTTCGATCACGGATTCCAGATGCAGACATCCGCGATGGTGGTGCCGAGGACGTGGCAGGTCTATCTCACCGGGTCAAAGATTTTTGGAAGTCACGGGGATCCGTGGGACACGCGCCTTGGAACGAACTTCTTCCCATTTAAGAACCGCGTGGTCCGCTGGAATAACGAAGTAATTTATATGGCCAAGTCTCCCGTAGGTTACACCGCCATTCCTTTCACACTTGGCGGTAAGGGATGGGCTTTTCACTCGAATTGGGAAATCGCTTTCTGAGCGTATTTCGCAGGCTGAGACGGACTCAAGAATTAACACTACCGAGCCTTTTTAGATAGCGCTAGCTTGGCAGAGAGGAGACCGGCCAGGAAGGCCGTGAGTCAGTAAATGAATTCGAAACACATAGTCTCCAGAAATATAATTCGCAGTCTGCTGGCATTGCTTTGCTGCGTTCTCTTGGCGCCGGGGGAGATATTTGCATATGGTTCCTACCAACCGACAACTTCGTCGCAGGCATCATCAACAACGCAACCAGCCGCCAAAATTCCACCAGACCAGTTGGACTCGCTGGTTGCGCCCATTGCTCTCTATCCGGATCCTATGCTTGCCCAGACTCTGGCAGCGTCAACGTATCCACTCGAACTCATCCAGCTCCAACAGTGGTTAACAAAGAACAAGAGCTTGAAAGATAAAGCCCTGCTGGACGCCGTCTCCAAACAGCCCTGGGACCCGGCCGTTCAGGCGATGGCCGCATTGCCTGACGTAGTAAAACGGTTGACGGATGACGTTCAGTGGACTACTGATTTGGGAAACGCCTTCCTGGCCCAGCAGAGCGAAGTGATGGACGCTGTGCAGCGGATGCGAAAGAAAGCGCAGGATACCGGCAATCTTAAGTCAAGCGAACAACAGAAGGTGGAAACAAAGGTTGTCGAGAGCAAACAAATAATCGTGGTGGAGCAGGCGCAGCCGCAAGTGGTGTATGTGCCGTCCTATAACCCAACAGTGGTGTATGGTCCGCCAGTCTACCCTTATCCCCCAATCTACTATCCACCAGCAGGGTATTACGCAGCAGGAATGGCGATCTCATTTGGTATTGGGATAGCTATGGGAGCCGCCTGGGGCGGAGGTTGGGGTTGGGGAGCCGGTTGGGGCGGGAACAACGATATTACGATTAACCGCAACAATAGCTTCAATCGAAACACGAACGTCAGTGGCGGCAATCGCACCAACATCGGTAACGGCAACCGGGGTGGCAATAGCTGGCAGCACAATCCCAGTCATCGCGGTGGCACGCCTTATGGAGACCGAGGCACGGCTAACAAATTCGGCGGGACGACGCGCGGTGATTCGTTAGCGAATCGCCAATCGAGCGCGCGACAGCAAGTAGGACGCCAGCAGGGCAATGTTTCAAATCGGGCGTCAGGAGTCAGCTCAGGGAATCGGGGCGGGGGAGCGGGAGTCAGTGACCGCAGTGCCGGCGGGAGCCGAGCAGGAGTCAGCGATCGCAGCGCCGGCGGGAGCCGCGGAGGCGGCGGAGGCGCCGACAGCATTGGTAGCCGCGATGTATCTCGAGGTAGCAGCGGCGGCGGCGGGAACCGAAGCGCATTTGGAGGAGGATCGGGAAGCTACAGCGGTTCAAGTGCCCGTTCCAGCGGCAGCCGTGGCTCTTCCAGTATGGGATCTCGTGGAGGCGGCGGTGGCGGTTCCCGCGGCGGAGGCGGAGGTCGAGGAGGAGGAAGACGTCGGTGAGGACGCAGATTGGAATCACAGTGATAGGAGCGAAGACATGAGATCCAAATCCGCGAGTGAAGTTCTATTACGGTGCGCATGGATCGTTGCCGGCATTTTGGCCGCGATCGTTGTCGTATGTTTGTTCACGGGCGTTGGCATTTCAGCGCAGTCGGCCAGTGCGGCTACTACTTCGAAAGCCCAGGGGTCGGGTATCGCGAGCTTCGCAACTCCACAGCAGGCGGCAGATGCCCTAGTGAATGCAGCCGAGAAATTCGACGTTGGTACTCTCATTGGAATTGTTGGTCCTGCGGATGCGGACCTTATTCTTACCCACGATTTTGTACAAGATCGCCAGCGAGCCAAAGAGTTCGCAGCCCTGGCGCGTGAGAAGAAAAGTGTGTCAGTAGATCGAGCAACGCAGACCCGCGCGTTCCTATTACTCGGCAAAGACGATTGGCCTTTCCCGCTGCCAATCGTGAAGAAAAACGACAAATGGTCGTTTGATGCTAAAGCAGGTCGCCACGAACTCCTTGCCCGCCGCATTGGCACAGACGAACTCGACGCGATTCAAGTGTGTCGCGGTTACGTAGAAGCACAGTACGAATATGCCCTCAAGCCACGCGAAGGGTATGACGTAAATCAGTTCGCCCAACGCATCGTCAGCACTCCGGGAAAACAGGATGGACTGGCTTGGCAAGATCCGGATGGCACCTGGCATGGTCCGGCTGGCGAAAACGTTGCGCGTGCTATCCAAGCAGGTTATTCCGACGTGAGCGAGCCCTATCATGGCTATTTCTTCAAAACTCTAAAGGGTCAGGGTCAAGCCGCGCCGCTCGGAGCGATGGACTTTGTAGTGAACGGCGCGATGATCGGCGGTTTTGCACTGGCGGCAGCTCCAGCCGAATACGGCGAGACAGGAATAATGACTCTTCTGGTCGGCTACGACGGCGTGGTTTACCAGAAAGACTTTGGTCCCTCTACCCTCGATCAATTCAAGAAGATGGAACTCTATAACCCTGATAAATCCTGGACGCCAGTACCGGAAGATTAACTGAGCGAAGACAAGGTGTGAGGACTCTGTTGAAGAGCGAACAGAATTTTCGGGAGTGTCTCATCTCTCAAGTGACTGTCGCTGTAATCGCGCTGATGTTGCTGTGCGGCAGCAACGTTAGAGCTCAATCGGCACCAGCCACGCCCACTCAGTTCGAACTGAACGATACGCATTTTCACCTCACCAATTATGTTCAGCAGGGAACTGACATTCACAAATTTCTCGAGATCATGGGCAACAAGGTTGGGCGCGTCGCATTGTTCGGCATTCCGCTGCAGCAGCAATGGTCTTACCGAGTCGACGGCGACCGCGCTCCCACTTACTACTTGAACACGGACGCTCCGCTCTACTACTACTCGTTCACAGACGCATGGATCGCGACGGCTTACAAATCCCTCACACCAGCCGAGCAGGCCCGCTTCGATCCCATGATTACGGGCTTTAATCCTACGGATATGTATGCCGTGGACCATATCCGCCGCGTGCTTCAGGCTTTTCCAGGCGTCTTCTCGGGCATCGGAGAGTTCTCGATCCACAAAGAATTCGTGTCAGCAAAAATTGCAGGAGAAGTCGCGAGTCTCCGGGATCCGGCGCTCGACAAGATTCTTGATTTTTGTGCGGAAGTCGGACTTGTCGTACTCCTGCACAACGACATGGATGTCCCATTCGCTAAGGAAGGCTCTCAGCCCGCGTACTTGGGCGAAATGAAGGCCCTTTTCAAGCGGCATCCAAAGACAACCATCATCTGGGCCCACACGGGTATGGGCAGAATAGTCCGCCCGATAAAGAATCATGCCGCGAACATTGCAGAGATCCTGGCCGATCCCGAGTTCAATCACGTTTACTTTGACATCTCGTGGGATGAGGTCGCCAAGTATATCGTCTCAAGCCCGGAAGCGACCAGGACAGCTGTAGACCTGATTAACCGATATCCCGACCGGTTCCTTTTTGGAACAGATGAAGTTGCGCCGCAGGATCAACAAAAGTATCTGAGGGTTTATTACCAGTACGGTCCGTTGTGGCAGTTGTTGAACAAGGAGGCAAGCACGAAGGTTCGTAAAGAGAACTATGAGCGGATTTTCGACGCCGCACGGCTGAAGGTTAGGTCGTGGGAACGGGCACAAGCCTCTCACTGAGGCGCACGTTGCGATGTAAGCGGCCGTCAAGTCCCGCCGGCTCTCGTGCGTCTCCATTGGTAGTGAACAACTGCATTTTTTGCCAGTTTTACCATCAATCAGGGGCAGCTACTGTGACCATAGTTTGTGGCAGTCTGCGAGCGTGGGAGTAGGGGATGGGGCGACGGCGAATACTGATCCTGGATGACGACGCGCTGACGGTCGAACGGATCCAAAAGATCCTGGAACCGCACTTTGAAGTGGTGGCCAGGGCGGGGGACGGCGATACTCTGTTTGGCATCGCTCCCAGTCTGAGACCAGACGTAATCCTCGTAGACATCAGAATGGCTGCTCGAGCCGGGTTCCACACGGGGCAAGAGTTAAAGAGCCGTTTACCCAGCACTAAGTTCATCCTGCTTGCAACTAAGGAAGATACCGACATTGCCAGCGATGCCATGCGGCACTGGGCTTCTGGTTATGTCTTTAAGAAATCGGGAGCTTCCGAGTTGATCAAGGCAATCAGGGAAGTGCTAAAAGGGAATTGGTACGTCACACCCAAGCTGGCTCAGCAATTACTCGATCACTTCGTTCGGGATCCAGGCCCCGAACACACCGCTAAACTTACTCCGCGGCAGCGCGAGGTTCTTCAGCTCCTGGCCACAGGAAAGAACATGAAGGAAGCAGCAGACATCTTGCACATCACGCGGAGAACCATCGCCTTCCATAAGTATCGAATCATGGACGAGTTTGGTTTGAGGACCAACTCTGATTTAATGGTCTTCGCGATCCGCGCGCACGTCATAAGCGCCTAGTGATTACAACGGGCGACTAGTTCATCTAATGCCGTCCAAACGGCGACGCAACTTTGGCAGGCGTCCTTCTCCCCTGCTGAGGCGGGCCTTGATCTCCTGGAATTCGCTCGTGTCGATGATGTACTCACCACGGTCTGGAAGGTACGTAGCAATCTCATGCTGCGCAAGCTTGATTCGATCAACTGTCATTGGGTGAGTCGCGAATGCCTTATTCATCAACGAGCGCTTTTGGGTTTCTCCTGCGCCCATCGTCTCGAAAAACGCGATGAACTCCTGCGGATCGTATCCCGCCGTGTATTGATATTCCAAACCGAGCAGATCAGCCTCGCGTTCGGCATCGCGGCTGAATTTCATGTAGGTCATCGGACGGGCAAGACCTGCCAGTCCCCGAACAGCGAGTCCCACGGGACCGCCGACGAGAATGAGCGACATCGAAGCCGCATCGAAGATCTGCGCGCGAGTAGCATTCTTGGTGCCGTGTCGAGCCGCAACATGGCCAACTTCGTGCGCCATGGCTGCAACCAATTCGGCTTCATTGTCAGCCGCGAGAATCAGTCCTCGATTTATATAGAGAAATCCCCCTGGCAAAGCAAATGCATTTAGATCGTCGTCGTCGAGGACTTTGATCACGAATGGAATTTTGCAATCAGAATTCTGAACTACGTTCAGACCGAGGCGATTCAGGTATTCATTCACGACCGGGTCAGCAATTAATCGCGACGAGCTTTCTATGGCATTTGCTAATTCTTCTCCAAGTTGACGTTCCTGCTCCGCGGAGTAGAAGTCGAGTCCACGACCGATACCCCGATCTCCGATTCTCGAAATGTCGTACTTTGCCTTTGACTTGGAGGTTTGGGATATGTCTTTATTCCGGGCATTCGTCGCACTGGGTAGGTGGTTAAGCCCAGAATTAACTGGAGTCTCGGGCGCCGTGGTCACTGGTTCTGGGCTGATCGACTGTGCTGTTGATTCTCGTGGAACAAGACCCAAAAGAAGAACGATCAACAGAATGATTCCTTGAATGATTTCTCCGAAACGTGAAATCAGTCTTATTTGCGCCTGCATATCATCTTCGCTTCAGCACCAAGATCGTAGAGGTGAGAACGGCTTGTGAAAACTGTCAGCTTCGACAGAGATGAGAAGAAAGCGCGTGAAGAGAGAACTCGGAGGCTGAGC
This genomic window from Terriglobales bacterium contains:
- a CDS encoding DUF2950 domain-containing protein codes for the protein MRSKSASEVLLRCAWIVAGILAAIVVVCLFTGVGISAQSASAATTSKAQGSGIASFATPQQAADALVNAAEKFDVGTLIGIVGPADADLILTHDFVQDRQRAKEFAALAREKKSVSVDRATQTRAFLLLGKDDWPFPLPIVKKNDKWSFDAKAGRHELLARRIGTDELDAIQVCRGYVEAQYEYALKPREGYDVNQFAQRIVSTPGKQDGLAWQDPDGTWHGPAGENVARAIQAGYSDVSEPYHGYFFKTLKGQGQAAPLGAMDFVVNGAMIGGFALAAAPAEYGETGIMTLLVGYDGVVYQKDFGPSTLDQFKKMELYNPDKSWTPVPED
- a CDS encoding amidohydrolase family protein gives rise to the protein MKSEQNFRECLISQVTVAVIALMLLCGSNVRAQSAPATPTQFELNDTHFHLTNYVQQGTDIHKFLEIMGNKVGRVALFGIPLQQQWSYRVDGDRAPTYYLNTDAPLYYYSFTDAWIATAYKSLTPAEQARFDPMITGFNPTDMYAVDHIRRVLQAFPGVFSGIGEFSIHKEFVSAKIAGEVASLRDPALDKILDFCAEVGLVVLLHNDMDVPFAKEGSQPAYLGEMKALFKRHPKTTIIWAHTGMGRIVRPIKNHAANIAEILADPEFNHVYFDISWDEVAKYIVSSPEATRTAVDLINRYPDRFLFGTDEVAPQDQQKYLRVYYQYGPLWQLLNKEASTKVRKENYERIFDAARLKVRSWERAQASH
- a CDS encoding response regulator transcription factor, coding for MGRRRILILDDDALTVERIQKILEPHFEVVARAGDGDTLFGIAPSLRPDVILVDIRMAARAGFHTGQELKSRLPSTKFILLATKEDTDIASDAMRHWASGYVFKKSGASELIKAIREVLKGNWYVTPKLAQQLLDHFVRDPGPEHTAKLTPRQREVLQLLATGKNMKEAADILHITRRTIAFHKYRIMDEFGLRTNSDLMVFAIRAHVISA
- a CDS encoding M48 family metallopeptidase, which produces MQAQIRLISRFGEIIQGIILLIVLLLGLVPRESTAQSISPEPVTTAPETPVNSGLNHLPSATNARNKDISQTSKSKAKYDISRIGDRGIGRGLDFYSAEQERQLGEELANAIESSSRLIADPVVNEYLNRLGLNVVQNSDCKIPFVIKVLDDDDLNAFALPGGFLYINRGLILAADNEAELVAAMAHEVGHVAARHGTKNATRAQIFDAASMSLILVGGPVGLAVRGLAGLARPMTYMKFSRDAEREADLLGLEYQYTAGYDPQEFIAFFETMGAGETQKRSLMNKAFATHPMTVDRIKLAQHEIATYLPDRGEYIIDTSEFQEIKARLSRGEGRLPKLRRRLDGIR